GAATGAGGTGATACAAATACACGGTCTATCTTATTATTCTTTAAGTCATTCTGAATCTTTTCCTTTAAAATCTTCTTATTTTTTATTGCGGCTTCATCTTTTTCATCAATTATTTCATGAGAATCCTTTGTCTTAGATTCTTTGAGTAAAAAAAGGACAACAACAACTCCGATTAACAAAAAAATTCCAATCATAATGCATCACACTCCTCAATTATAAAAATGTATTGTTCTATTACAAGTATGCTATATTATTTCGGGAAAACCAAATTTTTTTTATGAAGTTTAAGACTATTTATTGCTTTTTAAAAAATATTATGGTATAGTATCCTCAAATAGAACGATATAATTTCTCAATATGGGAGGAAGTTTCTACAAGTCACCGTAAATGACTTACTATGGTATTAATATTTTTTTAATATCCGATCAGTTAATTTTTAAGATAAAAATACAACTAATGGAGGATTGACATGAAGTACAAAATAAAGATGTTAAAAATAAATAAAAAAGGAATTAATCAACAGTCCTAAGTCCGCATTGAAATAAGTGTGTACTTAGGATTTTTATTTTAAGGAGGCAGCATGAAAACAGATATTCAAATTGCTCAAGAAGCAAAGATATTACACATTAGAGATATTGCAGCTAAGATAAATTTATCGGAAGAAGATTATGATCAATATGGAAGGTATAAAGCAAAATTAAATTTAGATATATTGAAAAAAAACAGTCATAAAAAAGATGGAAAATTGATCCTAGTAACAGCAATTACTCCTACACCAGCAGGAGAAGGAAAATCTACAGTTACTGTAGGTCTGACTCAGGCTATGAACAAGTTAGGTAAAAAATCCATAGCAGCATTGAGGGAACCATCTCTTGGTCCTGTATTTGGAATGAAGGGTGGAGCTACTGGCGGAGGACACTCTCAGGTGATTCCAATGGAGGATATAAATTTACACTTTACAGGAGATCTTCATGCAATTGGAGTAGCACATAATCTTATCTCAGCATGCATAGATAACCATATAAAACATGGAAACCAACTGGATATAGACGTAACTAAGATAGCTTTTAAAAGGGTCATGGATATGAATGACAGATCCCTTAGAAATATAGTAATTGGGATGGGTGGAATTGCCAATGGAATTCCAAGAGAAAATTCATTTCAAATAACGGTAGCCTCTGAGATAATGGCTATCCTCTGTTTATCAGAATCTATAATGGATCTGAAAAACAGGATCAGTGAGATAGTATTTGGATATGACAGAGCAGGGAAACCACTAAAAGTGAGTGACCTGAAGATAGAAGGAGCTATAACAGCTCTCCTAAAGGAAGCAATTAAACCAAACTTAGTTCAAACATTGGAAAATACCCCGGTAATAATCCATGGTGGACCATTTGCCAATATAGCTCACGGATGTAACTCATTATTAGCTACTAAGATGGCACTTAAATTATCTGATTATGCAATAACAGAAGCGGGATTTGCAGCAGACTTAGGAGCAGAAAAATTCTTGGATATAAAATGCAGGAAGGGCGGTTTGAATCCCAATGCTGTAGTCATTGTAGCTACGGTAAAAGCTCTTAAACTGCATGGTGGAATGAACTCTAAAGAACTCAAGGAAGAAAATTTAGAAGCTTTAACTAAAGGAATAGAAAATTTAGATAAACATATAGAAAATATGAAAAATTTTGGATTACCAGTGGTGGTAGCTATAAATAAATTTGTTACAGACAGTGCTGCAGAATTAGATTTTATAAAAACTCACTGTGAAACACTAGATGTGCCGGTAGCTCTGTGTGATGTATGGGCCGATGGTGGAGATGGAGGAATAGAGTTAGCTAAATTGGTGATAGATGAGATAGAAAATAAAGAAAATAATTTTAAATATCTTTATAAAGTAGAAGATTCTATTGAGGAAAAAATAGAGAAGATAGTAAAAGATATTTATGGTGGAGATGGAGTAATATTTACACCTAATGCTAAAAAGATGATAAAAACATTAAATGAATATGGATATGATAAATTACCGATCTGTATGTCAAAAACTCAAAAGTCCATCTCGGATAATCCCAAACTAATGGGAAGACCAAGTGGATTTGCTGTTACAATAAATGAATTGAGGTTATCAGCCGGAGCAGGATTTATCGTAGCAATGGCAGGAAGTATCTTAGATATGCCGGGATTACCAAAAATACCTTCGGCAGAATTGATCTATATAGATGAAGCTGGAATAATCTCTGGATTATTTTAACAAAAATTAAATAAAACTTATATATACCCATAATATGGATGGGAGTCTCTACGGTTTGCCTTAAATAAACTGCTATAAGTAAATGAAAGTACTTGGTTAAATCCCGGGGCTATTTTTACTTATTAAAAATAGCTTCGGGATTTTTGTTAATTAGAGAGAAAATTATATTTATTCATAAAAATTAGGAGGAGTCATGAATCACCGTGTCTATGTAGAAAAAAAAGAAGAATTTGCTGTAGAAGCTAAAAAACTAAAGGCTGAATTAAAGGAAAGTTTAAATTTAGCTCATTTGGAAAAGGTTAGAATATTAAATATCTATGATCTTTTCAATGTAAAAAAAGATGAAGTATCTACAATAAAAGAAGTGGTGCTCTCAGAAATTGTAGTAGATGATACCTATGATACTTTAGATTTAAAGGATAAAAATTACTTAGCTGTTGAATTCTTACCTGGTCAATTTGATCAGAGGGCTGACTCAGCTATCCAATGTATAAATTTAATTTGTGAAGAGAGTGGGGACATATCGGTAAAAACAGGAAAACTTATTATATTTTCCGGAAATCTTTCATCTGAAGATATGAAAAAAATAAAAAAATATTATATAAATGAAGTTGAGATGAGGGAAAAAGACCTATCCAGTATGGCAGAAGATGAGATAACTCCTCCAAATGAAGTGAAGATCCATGGTGGATTTAATTCTTATTCGAAAGATGAGTTAGAAGAATTTAGAAAATCTTCTGGTTTAGCCATGACTACAGCTGATATTATGCATATTCAAAAATACTTTAAAAATGAAGAGGGAAGAGACCCCAGTGATACAGAGATAAAAGTATTGGATACTTACTGGTCGGATCACTGCAGACATACTACCTTTGAAACAATATTAGAAAATATTACCCTGCCAAAGGGGAGATTTGAAGAGACATTACAGGCAACATTCAATGAGTACCTGGAAAGCAGAAGGGATGCCCATGGGGAAAGGATAGAGAAAAAACCTATGACCCTCATGGATATGGCTACCGTATCAGCCAGGGAGATGAGAAAAAATGGTCTTTTAGATGATTTGGAAGTATCGGAAGAGATAAATGCCTGTTCTGTATACATAGATGTGGATATAGAAAAAAACGGGAAAAAAGAGATGGAAAAATGGCTTTTGATGTTTAAAAACGAAACTCATAATCATCCTACTGAGATCGAACCATTTGGAGGAGCTTCTACCTGTATAGGGGGAGCCATAAGAGATCCATTATCTGGAAGATCATATATATACCAAGCTATCAGAGTAACGGGATCGGCGAACCCATTGGAAAAATTAGAGGATACCCTGCCTGGAAAATTATCCCAGAGAAAGATAACAACTGGTGCAGCCCACGGGTACTCATCATATGGAAACCAGATAGGTGTGGCAACATCCCATGTGGCCGAGATCTATCACGAAGGATATAAGGCTAAGAGGATGGAAGTAGGAGCAGTAGTAGCAGCTACCCCGGCAAGTAATGTCCGTCGTGAAACTCCTAACCCAGGGGATAAGATAATCTTATTGGGAGGGAAAACCGGTAGAGATGGATGCGGTGGAGCTACCGGTTCATCCAAGGAACACGATATCAACTCTATAACTGCCTGTTCAGCTGAGGTACAAAAAGGAAATGCTCCGGAAGAGAGAAAAATTCAGAAATTATTCAGGAACCCAGAGGTAACCAGATTGATTAAAAAGTGTAATGACTTTGGTGCCGGGGGAGTATCGGTAGCAATTGGAGAATTGGCAGATGGATTAATTATAAATTTAGATAAAGTACCGGTCAAATATAAAGGGTTAAACGGCACAGAACTGGCTATCTCTGAATCCCAGGAGAGGATGGCAGTGGTAGTAGAGGATAAGGATGTAGAAAAATTCCTGAAATTATCCGATGTTGAAAACTTAGAGGCAGTAGAAGTAGCAGTGGTTACAGAGGAAAGAAGATTAATAATCAACTGGAGAGGGAAATCCATAGTAGATCTAAGCCGTGATTTCCTGGACACCAATGGTGTCACCGGATATATGGATATAGAGGTAGAATCACCTAATTCAGAAAGTCCGATGGAAACTAAGGATGCTGCAGGAGCAACACTGGAAGAAAAAGTGATGAAAAGAATAAGTTCCCTCAATGTAAGTTCTCAAAAGGGACTTATGGAGATGTTTGATTCAACAATTGGAGCAGGAACGGTACTAATGCCATTTGGGGGAAAATACCAGCTCACTCCTACAGAGGGATCGGTCCACAAGATACCGCTATTGGAGGGAACGACAGATACAGCATCTGTAATAACCTGGGGATATAACCCGTTAATTACTAAGTGGTCGCCGTATCATGGTGGAGCCTACGCAGTGGTGGAATCACTGGCTAAGATAGTAGCTATGGGGGGAGATTACAGGGGAGTGAGATTATCATTCCAAGAGTATTTTGAAAAATTAGGAGACAACCCTAAAAAATGGGGAAAACCATTTGCAGCCTTATTGGGAACACAGTATATAATGAAAAATTTCAATGTCCCTGCCATTGGAGGGAAGGACAGTATGAGTGGAAGTTTTAATGACATAGATGTTCCTCCTACATTGATCTCCTTTGGAGTAACTAAGGTTCTGGCGTCCAATGTGATTTCGCCGGAATTAAAGAGCAGCGGGAATAATTTATACCTGATTAAACACAATATGAATGCGGATCTTATGCCTAATTTAGAGGGATTAAAAAATAACTTTGAATATATCCATGAAAATATAAAAAATAAGAAAATTATCTCTGCCATGACTGTAAGGGGTGGTGGAATAGTTGAGACTATCTCTAAGATGAGTTTTGGAAATATGGTAGGAGCTAAGATTTCAATGAAGGAAGATGAATTGTTTGTGATGGGATATGGTTCTATCTTAGTAGAAACTTCTCATATCTTAGAAGATGAAAATGCTGTATTAATAGGAGAAACTATCCCGGCCAAGGAATTAATTATAAATGATAAGATAATTAAATTAGATGAATTATTAAGCAGCTGGAAGGGAACTTTAAATGAAATATTTCCTGAAATAGCAGAAGTAAAGTCAGTGGAAAGTGAAAATTTAAAAATTGAAAATTTTGAGAAAAAAGAAGTAATCAGGCCAAAGGAGAGGATAGAAAATCCAAGAGTATTTGTACCAGCCTTCCCAGGAACTAACTGTGAATATGATTCAATGAAAGCTTTTGCTAAGGAAGGAGCACTGCCATTTACAATGACATTTAGAAACTTAACTATGGATCATATCACTAGATCAATAGATGAGATGGCAAATCATATAGATAACTGTGAAATCTTAATGCTGCCAGGAGGATTCTCAGCAGGAGATGAACCGGAGGGATCGGCTAAATTTATAGCAACTATCCTGAGAAATGAAAAGATAAAGGGTGCAGTAGAGAGATTATTAGGCAGGGACGGATTGATCTTGGGAATATGTAATGGGTTCCAAGCCCTTGTAAAATCAGGGCTCCTACCTAATGGAATAATCGGTGACCTGGATGAAAAATCTCCTACATTGACTTATAACGATATCAACAGACATATATCAAAAATTGTAACTACTAAGGTTGTCTCAAATAAATCACCATGGCTCAGTGACATTGCAGCAGGAACAAAACATCAGATAGCTGTATCTCACGGGGAAGGGAAATTTGTTGTAGGAGAAGAAAAATTAAAGGAATTAATTGAGAATGGACAGATAGCTACTCAATATGTAGACTTAGACGGGAATCCAACTAATCACGGGGAATATAATCCAAATGGATCTGTCTATGCCATCGAGGGAATAACCTCTAAAGATGGAAGGATCTTCGGTAAGATGGGACATTCAGAGAGAACAGGAGAAAATTTATATAAAAACATCATAGGAGATAAGGAACAAAATATTTTTAGAAATGGTGTGAATTATTTTAGAAATAGATAATAAATATATTAAATAAAGACCGGTATTGATGAATAAAAAAAATTTTAGACAAAGGGAGAGAAATTATGAAGGTAGCTATTATATTTGGAAGTAAATCAGATACAGATGTCATGAAAGGGGCAGCAAATTGCCTGAGGGAATTTGGAATTGAATTTGAAGCTCATGTATTATCGGCTCACAGGGTGCCGGAAAAATTAGTAGAAACATTAAAAAGGTTGGAAATGGAAGATACCCAAGCTATAATAGCAGGGGCAGGATTAGCAGCACACCTGCCTGGAGTAATAGCTTCTAAAACGATATTACCAGTTGTGGGAGTACCTATCAGAGCAGCATTGGACGGGATGGATGCACTGTTGTCAATTGTACAGATGCCAAAATCTATCCCAGTAGCTACAGTTGGAATCAATAACTCTTACAATGCAGGGATGTTAGTGGTACAGATATTAGCACTGAAATATCCTGAAGTTCAAGAAAAACTGGTAAAATTTAGAGAAAATATGAAGAAGAATTTTATTATAGATAATGAAAATGGAGTAGAGCTATAAAAAAGTTGTTAGCTAAGAATTAGTAGACCTTGTATCTACGGCGTACATAATAGATTGAATCATATAGGATTTGTGTGATTCAGAATAAAAAATTTAATTTGAATAAATCGGAGGGTGAAGATGGAAAAGAGAGAATTTATATATGAAGGTAAGGCTAAACAAATATATGCTACGGACAATGAAAACTTGGTAATTATTCACTATAAAGATGATGCTACTGCTGGAAATGGGGAAAAGAAGGGGACTATCTCTAATAAGGGAGTAATAAATAATGAGATCACAACTATCTTATTTGAAAACTTAGAAAAAAACGGTATAAGAACTCATTTTAAGGGGAAATTAAATGATAGAGATCAGTTATGTGAGAAACTGGAGATATTTCCATTGGAAGTAATAGTAAGAAATATAATAGCTGGATCTATGGCTAAAAGAGTAGGAATTGAGGAGGGAACTAAACCTGAAAATACCATCTTTGAAATCTGCTATAAAAATGATGCATTTGGTGATCCCCTTATCAACGATCACCATGCAGTAGCCATGGGATTAGCCACATATGATGAATTAAAAAAGATCTATGAGATCACTGGAAAGATCAATACTCTATTATTGAAAGCCTTTGGAGATGAAGGAATTGATCTGGTGGATTTCAAAATTGAATTTGGAAAAAATGCTGCTGGAGAGATAGTTTTAGCCGATGAAATTTCACCGGATACATGCAGATTATGGGATAAGGCTACAGGACAAAAACTAGATAAAGACAGATTCAGAAGAGATTTGGGGAGTATAGAGGAAGCGTACATCGAGATATTAAAAAGACTAGGAGCAAAATAATGGTTGTATACAATGAATCAGAAAAGATGGAAGAGGAATGTGGAGTATTCGGAATATATTCTAAGGAAGATAAAAAGGATATAGCCGGACTGATCTACTATGGATTATGTGCACTGCAACATAGGGGACAGGAAAGTGCCGGAATGAGTATCTCTAAGGATGAGAAAATTAAAACTTTTAAAGGAATGGGGCTGGTTTCAGATGTATTTTCTGAAACGACGTTAAAAGAAGCTGTTGGAAATGTAGGGATTGGTCATGTGAGATATTCTACAGCAGGAGGTTCTTGTGAGGAGAATGCCCAGCCATTACAAAGTCATTGTAAATTAGGGAATATAGCTATAGCTCATAACGGAAATCTTATTAATCCTAAGATAATCAGGGAATTATTAGAGGATGCAGGAGTAGTGTTTCAAACTACTACCGATTCAGAAGTAATCTTAAATATGATTGCAAGAAGATCTAAAAATGGTCTGAAATCAACATTGGTAGATACCATATCAGCTATTAAAGGTTCTTTTGCCCTGGTGATAGCTGTACAAAATAAATTGATTGGGATAAGAGATCCCTATGGAATCAGACCACTCTGTATGGGGAAGTTAGAGGATGGAAGTATTGTATTAGCTTCTGAATCTTGTGCTTTAGACTCGGTAGGGGCAGAATTAATCAGAGATATAAATGCAGGGGAGATAGTAATAATAGATGAAGATGGTGTAGAAGCCATCAACTATAATGAACAATCTCATAAGGCACCGTGTTCTTTTGAACATATTTATTTTGCCAGACCGGACTCTGTGATAGATGGATTGGACGTATATAAAAGCAGGTACGAAACAGGGGTAAAACTCTGGGAACAGGGGAAGGTAGAAGCGGACATCGTAATAGGTGTTCCAGATTCTGGATTGCCCGCAGCCCAAGGATATGCAATAGCCTCAGGGATACCATTTGTGACAGGTTTAGTAAAAAATAAATATATTGGAAGGACATTTATAAAACCCTCCCAGGAGCTTCGTGAAAGAGCTGTAAGGGTTAAATTAAATCCTATTAGATCTATGATAGAGGGGAAAAGAGTTGTAGTAATAGATGATTCATTGGTTCGTGGAACCACAAGTAAAAAATTAATAGAGATGCTGAGGGGAGCAGGAGCGACAGAGGTTCACTTTAGATCTGCCAGCCCGGCAGTGATGCATCCGTGTTATTTTGGGGTAGATATAGCATATAGAAAGGAACTTTTAGCTGCCGAGATGTCTGTAGAAGATATCTGTGAATATATCGGTGCAGACAGTCTGGATTTTTTAAAACTGGATAATTTAACAAATACCCTGGGAAGTAAAAATTTCTGTATGGGATGTTTTAACGGAATATATCCCATGTCTACAGTAGCAAATATGTAAGAGACAGACCCTCTCCTTTTTATGTCTCTCCCTGGTAGTGAGAGACAAAGCTAGAATAATAGGTAGAATAAAAAAAGGGTCAAAATAAAGTAGATTAAATAATAATATCAGGAGGCTGTGATGTCAACAATTTCATATAAAGATGCAGGAGTAAATAAGGAAGAGGGATATAAGTCAGTAGGGCTTATGAAGGATTTAGTAAAAAAAACACATAATAAAAATGTACTTACCGGTTTAGGCAGTTTTGGTGCAATGTATCAATTGGGACAGATGAAAGATCCAATATTGGTATCGGGAACAGACGGGGTTGGAACTAAACTGGAGATAGCATTTAAAACCAAAACCTATGATACTGTAGGAATTGACTGTGTGGCTATGTGTGTAAACGATGTACTATGTCATGGAGCTAAACCATTATTTTTCTTGGATTATATGGCTTGCGGGAAGTTAGATGCAGGTATCGCGGCGACACTTGTAAGCGGGATAACGGAAGGATGTTTACAGTCAGATGCAGCCTTGGTAGGGGGAGAGACAGCAGAGATGCCAGGATTTTATAAGGATGGGGACTATGATATAGCTGGATTTACAGTGGGAGTAGTGGAAAAAGAAGACCTTATAGACGGATCGAAGATAGAAGAGGGAGATACAATCATAGCATTACCTTCATCAGGGGTGCACAGTAACGGCTTTTCACTGGTAAGAAAATTAGTAACCGACTATGATGCAGAATATGGCGATAAAACAATAGGAGAGGAACTCCTTACTCCTACAAGAATATATGTAAAACCTATATTAGAACTTATTAAAAAGCATAGGGTAAACGGTCTGGCACATATTACCGGTGGGGGAATAATTGAAAATTTACCCAGAGTAATACCTGCAGGATTAGAAGCTGTGGTGGATAAATCAGCAGTAAAGATACTGCCTATCTTTAAACACCTGATGTCACTGGGAGTAGATGAATCAGAGATGTGGGGAACATTTAACATGGGTGTAGGATTTATAATAATTGCTAATCCCAGTGAAAAAGATGCAATAATTAAAACTTTGGAAGAATTAGGAGAGGCTCCCTATGAGATAGGAACTATATCCAGAGGAGATAATGGAATATGTTTAAGATAGCAGTTTTGATCTCTGGCGGCGGAAGTAACCTGCAATCTATAATTGATACTATTTCTACCTCAAAAGCAGAATATGAAATCTCCTGTGTTATAGCAGACAGGGAATGTTATGGAATTGAGAGAGCTGAAAATAATCATATAGAAACAAAAATATTTGATAGAAAAATATTAAAAAAAGATATATCTAAAAAAATAGATGAGTATTTAGGAGATCGTGTAGACTTAGTAGTTTTAGCAGGTTTTCTATCGATCCTGGATGAAAATTTTATAAATAACAGGAGGGGGAGGATAATAAATATCCACCCTTCCCTACTGCCTAAATTTGGCGGACCTGGAATGTTTGGGATTAGAATTCATAAAGCCGTCATAGAGGCCAAAGAAAATGAATCCGGCTGCACAGTTCACTATGTGGATGCAGGTGTAGATACAGGGGAGATAATAGAACAAAGAAAAGTAAAGGTGGAAGCAGAAGATACAGCGGAAACTTTACAGAAAAAAGTATTGATGGAAGAGCATAAATTATTGCCCAAGGCCATAAGTTTACTAGTAAAAAAATTAAGTTAAAAAATAAAACTACTCCTTCTTATAAATAAAACGATAACAAGGAAAGAGTTGAAATATTTCAGGAGGATATATAAGTGAAAAGAGCATTGATATCGGTTTTTGATAAAACAGGAATAGTGGAATTTGCAAATTTTTTAATCTCACAAGGGGTGGAGATAATCTCTACAGGTGGAACATACAGACATCTGAAGGAAAATAATATAGCCGTATTAGATGTGGCAGAAGTAACCCAGGCAGAAGAGATGCTGGATGGAAGGGTAAAAACTTTACACCCAATTATCCATGGAGGGATCCTGGCAGTTAGAAATAATGAAGAGCATATGAAGACTTTAGAAGAAAGAAACATAACTCCAATAGATATGGTAATAGTTAATTTATATCCATTTTTTAAAGAGGTACAAAATGATATCTCCTTTGAAGCCAAGGTAGAGTTCATAGATATCGGCGGGCCTACAATGCTCCGGTCTGCTGCTAAATCATTTAAAGATGTAGTGGTAATTTCCAATACTTCTGATTATGATGTGGTAAAGGAAGAGATGGAAGCAGGAAAGGTAACTTTCGAGACTAAGAAGAGACTGGCAGGAAAAGTATTTAACCTGACATCAGCCTATGACGCAGCTATATCTAATTTCTTGTTAGAGGGAGAGATGCCGGAATACCTGAGTACATCATATGTAAAAAAGATGGATCTGAGATATGGTGAAAATCCCCATCAAAAATCTGCTTACTATGTGTCTACAACTGAAAATGGAGCTATGAAAGATTTTGAACAATTAAATGGAAAGGAATTATCTTTTAATAATATAAGAGATATGGATGTAGCATGGAAGGTAGCCAATGAATTTGAAGTTCCTGCCTGCTGCGGGTTAAAACATTCAACACCTTGCGGGGTAGGAATTGCAGAGAATGTCTATGATGCATATATGAAGGCTTATAACTGTGATCCTATTTCTATATTTGGCGGGATAGTAGCACTGAATAAAAAAGTAGATGGTAAAACTGCTGAGGAATTAAAGAAAACATTTTTGGAAATAGTAATAGCTCCTGA
This window of the Psychrilyobacter piezotolerans genome carries:
- the purM gene encoding phosphoribosylformylglycinamidine cyclo-ligase: MSTISYKDAGVNKEEGYKSVGLMKDLVKKTHNKNVLTGLGSFGAMYQLGQMKDPILVSGTDGVGTKLEIAFKTKTYDTVGIDCVAMCVNDVLCHGAKPLFFLDYMACGKLDAGIAATLVSGITEGCLQSDAALVGGETAEMPGFYKDGDYDIAGFTVGVVEKEDLIDGSKIEEGDTIIALPSSGVHSNGFSLVRKLVTDYDAEYGDKTIGEELLTPTRIYVKPILELIKKHRVNGLAHITGGGIIENLPRVIPAGLEAVVDKSAVKILPIFKHLMSLGVDESEMWGTFNMGVGFIIIANPSEKDAIIKTLEELGEAPYEIGTISRGDNGICLR
- the purF gene encoding amidophosphoribosyltransferase → MVVYNESEKMEEECGVFGIYSKEDKKDIAGLIYYGLCALQHRGQESAGMSISKDEKIKTFKGMGLVSDVFSETTLKEAVGNVGIGHVRYSTAGGSCEENAQPLQSHCKLGNIAIAHNGNLINPKIIRELLEDAGVVFQTTTDSEVILNMIARRSKNGLKSTLVDTISAIKGSFALVIAVQNKLIGIRDPYGIRPLCMGKLEDGSIVLASESCALDSVGAELIRDINAGEIVIIDEDGVEAINYNEQSHKAPCSFEHIYFARPDSVIDGLDVYKSRYETGVKLWEQGKVEADIVIGVPDSGLPAAQGYAIASGIPFVTGLVKNKYIGRTFIKPSQELRERAVRVKLNPIRSMIEGKRVVVIDDSLVRGTTSKKLIEMLRGAGATEVHFRSASPAVMHPCYFGVDIAYRKELLAAEMSVEDICEYIGADSLDFLKLDNLTNTLGSKNFCMGCFNGIYPMSTVANM
- a CDS encoding formate--tetrahydrofolate ligase; this translates as MKTDIQIAQEAKILHIRDIAAKINLSEEDYDQYGRYKAKLNLDILKKNSHKKDGKLILVTAITPTPAGEGKSTVTVGLTQAMNKLGKKSIAALREPSLGPVFGMKGGATGGGHSQVIPMEDINLHFTGDLHAIGVAHNLISACIDNHIKHGNQLDIDVTKIAFKRVMDMNDRSLRNIVIGMGGIANGIPRENSFQITVASEIMAILCLSESIMDLKNRISEIVFGYDRAGKPLKVSDLKIEGAITALLKEAIKPNLVQTLENTPVIIHGGPFANIAHGCNSLLATKMALKLSDYAITEAGFAADLGAEKFLDIKCRKGGLNPNAVVIVATVKALKLHGGMNSKELKEENLEALTKGIENLDKHIENMKNFGLPVVVAINKFVTDSAAELDFIKTHCETLDVPVALCDVWADGGDGGIELAKLVIDEIENKENNFKYLYKVEDSIEEKIEKIVKDIYGGDGVIFTPNAKKMIKTLNEYGYDKLPICMSKTQKSISDNPKLMGRPSGFAVTINELRLSAGAGFIVAMAGSILDMPGLPKIPSAELIYIDEAGIISGLF
- a CDS encoding phosphoribosylformylglycinamidine synthase encodes the protein MNHRVYVEKKEEFAVEAKKLKAELKESLNLAHLEKVRILNIYDLFNVKKDEVSTIKEVVLSEIVVDDTYDTLDLKDKNYLAVEFLPGQFDQRADSAIQCINLICEESGDISVKTGKLIIFSGNLSSEDMKKIKKYYINEVEMREKDLSSMAEDEITPPNEVKIHGGFNSYSKDELEEFRKSSGLAMTTADIMHIQKYFKNEEGRDPSDTEIKVLDTYWSDHCRHTTFETILENITLPKGRFEETLQATFNEYLESRRDAHGERIEKKPMTLMDMATVSAREMRKNGLLDDLEVSEEINACSVYIDVDIEKNGKKEMEKWLLMFKNETHNHPTEIEPFGGASTCIGGAIRDPLSGRSYIYQAIRVTGSANPLEKLEDTLPGKLSQRKITTGAAHGYSSYGNQIGVATSHVAEIYHEGYKAKRMEVGAVVAATPASNVRRETPNPGDKIILLGGKTGRDGCGGATGSSKEHDINSITACSAEVQKGNAPEERKIQKLFRNPEVTRLIKKCNDFGAGGVSVAIGELADGLIINLDKVPVKYKGLNGTELAISESQERMAVVVEDKDVEKFLKLSDVENLEAVEVAVVTEERRLIINWRGKSIVDLSRDFLDTNGVTGYMDIEVESPNSESPMETKDAAGATLEEKVMKRISSLNVSSQKGLMEMFDSTIGAGTVLMPFGGKYQLTPTEGSVHKIPLLEGTTDTASVITWGYNPLITKWSPYHGGAYAVVESLAKIVAMGGDYRGVRLSFQEYFEKLGDNPKKWGKPFAALLGTQYIMKNFNVPAIGGKDSMSGSFNDIDVPPTLISFGVTKVLASNVISPELKSSGNNLYLIKHNMNADLMPNLEGLKNNFEYIHENIKNKKIISAMTVRGGGIVETISKMSFGNMVGAKISMKEDELFVMGYGSILVETSHILEDENAVLIGETIPAKELIINDKIIKLDELLSSWKGTLNEIFPEIAEVKSVESENLKIENFEKKEVIRPKERIENPRVFVPAFPGTNCEYDSMKAFAKEGALPFTMTFRNLTMDHITRSIDEMANHIDNCEILMLPGGFSAGDEPEGSAKFIATILRNEKIKGAVERLLGRDGLILGICNGFQALVKSGLLPNGIIGDLDEKSPTLTYNDINRHISKIVTTKVVSNKSPWLSDIAAGTKHQIAVSHGEGKFVVGEEKLKELIENGQIATQYVDLDGNPTNHGEYNPNGSVYAIEGITSKDGRIFGKMGHSERTGENLYKNIIGDKEQNIFRNGVNYFRNR
- the purN gene encoding phosphoribosylglycinamide formyltransferase; the encoded protein is MFKIAVLISGGGSNLQSIIDTISTSKAEYEISCVIADRECYGIERAENNHIETKIFDRKILKKDISKKIDEYLGDRVDLVVLAGFLSILDENFINNRRGRIINIHPSLLPKFGGPGMFGIRIHKAVIEAKENESGCTVHYVDAGVDTGEIIEQRKVKVEAEDTAETLQKKVLMEEHKLLPKAISLLVKKLS
- the purC gene encoding phosphoribosylaminoimidazolesuccinocarboxamide synthase; its protein translation is MEKREFIYEGKAKQIYATDNENLVIIHYKDDATAGNGEKKGTISNKGVINNEITTILFENLEKNGIRTHFKGKLNDRDQLCEKLEIFPLEVIVRNIIAGSMAKRVGIEEGTKPENTIFEICYKNDAFGDPLINDHHAVAMGLATYDELKKIYEITGKINTLLLKAFGDEGIDLVDFKIEFGKNAAGEIVLADEISPDTCRLWDKATGQKLDKDRFRRDLGSIEEAYIEILKRLGAK
- the purH gene encoding bifunctional phosphoribosylaminoimidazolecarboxamide formyltransferase/IMP cyclohydrolase, translated to MKRALISVFDKTGIVEFANFLISQGVEIISTGGTYRHLKENNIAVLDVAEVTQAEEMLDGRVKTLHPIIHGGILAVRNNEEHMKTLEERNITPIDMVIVNLYPFFKEVQNDISFEAKVEFIDIGGPTMLRSAAKSFKDVVVISNTSDYDVVKEEMEAGKVTFETKKRLAGKVFNLTSAYDAAISNFLLEGEMPEYLSTSYVKKMDLRYGENPHQKSAYYVSTTENGAMKDFEQLNGKELSFNNIRDMDVAWKVANEFEVPACCGLKHSTPCGVGIAENVYDAYMKAYNCDPISIFGGIVALNKKVDGKTAEELKKTFLEIVIAPDFTEEALTILKTKKNLRIIKAYQKPCDKVEYVKVDGGILVQDRDTAFSDDFKVVTEKSPTELEMTDLVFGMKVVKHVKSNAIVVVKDGMAKGIGTGETNRIWATKQAIERAGDGAILASDAFFPFRDVVDACATAKIGAIAQPGGSMRDQESIDACNEHGISMVLTGIRHFKH
- the purE gene encoding 5-(carboxyamino)imidazole ribonucleotide mutase, translating into MKVAIIFGSKSDTDVMKGAANCLREFGIEFEAHVLSAHRVPEKLVETLKRLEMEDTQAIIAGAGLAAHLPGVIASKTILPVVGVPIRAALDGMDALLSIVQMPKSIPVATVGINNSYNAGMLVVQILALKYPEVQEKLVKFRENMKKNFIIDNENGVEL